Proteins encoded in a region of the Podarcis muralis chromosome 2, rPodMur119.hap1.1, whole genome shotgun sequence genome:
- the PPP2CA gene encoding serine/threonine-protein phosphatase 2A catalytic subunit alpha isoform isoform X2 produces the protein MELFRIGGKSPDTNYLFMGDYVDRGYYSVETVTLLVALKVRYRERITILRGNHESRQITQVYGFYDECLRKYGNANVWKYFTDLFDYLPLTALVDGQIFCLHGGLSPSIDTLDHIRALDRLQEVPHEGPMCDLLWSDPDDRGGWGISPRGAGYTFGQDISETFNHANGLTLVSRAHQLVMEGYNWCHDRNVVTIFSAPNYCYRCGNQAAIMELDDTLKYSFLQFDPAPRRGEPHVTRRTPDYFL, from the exons ATGGAACTTTTCAGAATTGGAGGAAAATCACCAGACACAAATTACTTATTTATGGGGGATTATGTTGACAGGGGATATTACTCTGTTGAAACCGTAACACTTCTGGTAGCTCTCAAg GTCCGTTATCGTGAACGCATCACTATTCTTCGAGGGAACCATGAAAGCAGACAGATCACACAAGTATATGGCTTCTATGATGAATGTTTAAGGAAATATGGAAATGCAAATGTCTGGAAATACTTCACAGACCTTTTTGACTATCTTCCTCTAACTGCCTTGGTGGACGGACAG ATTTTCTGTCTACATGGAGGTCTTTCCCCATCTATAGATACACTGGATCACATCAGAGCACTTGATCGTCTGCAAGAAGTTCCACATGAG GGTCCAATGTGTGATTTGCTGTGGTCAGACCCAGATGATCGTGGCGGCTGGGGCATTTCTCCTCGAGGTGCTGGCTATACTTTTGGACAAGATATTTCAGAAACCTTCAACCATGCTAATGGCCTTACACTGGTCTCAAGAGCTCATCAGTTGGTAATGGAG gGTTACAATTGGTGTCATGATCGGAATGTAGTAACCATTTTCAGTGCTCCAAATTATTGCTACCGGTGTGGTAACCAAGCTGCAATCATGGAACTTGATGATACTCTAAAATATTCATT TTTGCAGTTTGATCCAGCGCCACGCAGAGGTGAACCACATGTTACTCGTCGCACCCCAGACTACTTCCTGTAA